ATGCTGTTACTGATCGGCAATCAGGGCATGTATCAAAAATTCTTTTCCGCAAAATCGGAGAGTGATGCGCGAAAATCGGTCGTCGGATGGATTGTAGGAACGGTGGTTCTCGAGACGCTGCTTATGGCCGTAGCCGTCATCGCGAGCTCGAAACTGCATACCGCGCATCCGCGTGAGATTCTTGCCCTCACCGCCAAAGAAGGTTTGCCTCCCTGGCTGGGAGCAATCTTGCTCGGCGGCATTTTCGCAAAGGTCATTTCTACTGCCAATAACTATCTCTTCTCTCCCGCGACCAATCTGATCCATGACATTTATGGACGGTTCATCGACCGCAACTCCTCCGAGCGGAAGACTTTGATTGTTTCGCGACTGATCGTGATCCTGCTGGGCGCATTCGCCGTGCTGCAGGCCACTCAGTTCGAATCCGTTCTGAAAGCCGCACTCTATGCCTATACGGTGTATGGCGCGGCAGTCACTCCAGCGGTGATGGCCGTCTTTTTCTGGCGGCGCAGCACGGCAGCGGGCGCCGTCAGTTCGATCGTCCTCGGCACAATCGTCACCATAGCCTGGCAACTTCTCCAGAACTATGGACCGCAAGGAATTCAATCGAGCATCGGCCGTATCGACGCTGTCTATCCGGCTCTTTTCGTATCGGTCGCCAGTCTTATTGTGGTGAGCCTGTTAACACCACATACAATCACAAAAGATGCTCACCGACCGGATACAAGAGAGCCTGCGCGCCCGTAACCTGGACGGCTGGTTATTTTTCGATCATCACTATCGCGATCCGCTCGCGTATCGAATCCTCGAAATTCCGGCAGGCCTGCTCGTCTCGCGGCGATGGTACTATTTCGTTCCCGCGGAGGGGGAGCCGCAAAAACTGGTGCATCGTATCGAGAGCGGCAC
This Terriglobia bacterium DNA region includes the following protein-coding sequences:
- a CDS encoding sodium:solute symporter family protein; amino-acid sequence: IGGGDILHLIFPQVARNTGLYIMAAFVIFFTAAAGMASIAYLDLVIGSLVTLTVIVAVPILLGRVGGWQAVESALPATHFQVLGDYTLSRAIGLALPTMLLLIGNQGMYQKFFSAKSESDARKSVVGWIVGTVVLETLLMAVAVIASSKLHTAHPREILALTAKEGLPPWLGAILLGGIFAKVISTANNYLFSPATNLIHDIYGRFIDRNSSERKTLIVSRLIVILLGAFAVLQATQFESVLKAALYAYTVYGAAVTPAVMAVFFWRRSTAAGAVSSIVLGTIVTIAWQLLQNYGPQGIQSSIGRIDAVYPALFVSVASLIVVSLLTPHTITKDAHRPDTREPARP